A stretch of Aerococcus urinaehominis DNA encodes these proteins:
- a CDS encoding peptidase U32 family protein, whose protein sequence is MTEKTLKRPELLAPAGTLEKLKIAIHYGADACYIGGEAYGLRSRAGNFDYDEMRQAVDFAHQHGAKVYVASNMVTHVGDEIGSGDFFRTIRDIGIDAVIISDPALMQICASQAPGLEMHLSTQQSAVNYETLNFWQEAGLTRCVLGREVSMAEVAEIRQNTSVEIEAFIHGAMCISYSGRCTLSNHMADRDANRGGCCQSCRWRYGLYDMPALGDKHMVGKGEAGSDIKEPFAMSAVDLAMIHHIPDIINNGIDSLKIEGRMKSIHYVSTVVNVYRKAIDAYLADPDNYEVEQEWIDELWKAAQRELATGFFYGKPTENEQLFGKRRRLPRYQFVGQVVDYDEASQIATIQQRNNFGVGDQIEFYGPGMRHFQQELTAMRDEDGQAIDRAPHAMQIVTMKVDQPVEKHDMIRKQV, encoded by the coding sequence GTGACTGAGAAAACTTTAAAAAGACCTGAGCTCTTAGCCCCAGCCGGGACCCTAGAAAAATTAAAAATTGCGATTCATTATGGCGCTGACGCCTGCTATATTGGGGGCGAGGCCTATGGTTTACGGAGCCGGGCCGGTAACTTTGACTATGATGAAATGCGCCAAGCCGTTGACTTTGCCCACCAACATGGTGCTAAAGTTTATGTGGCCTCTAATATGGTCACCCACGTTGGTGATGAGATCGGTTCAGGTGACTTCTTCCGAACCATTCGCGATATCGGTATTGATGCGGTCATTATCTCTGACCCAGCCCTCATGCAAATCTGTGCCAGTCAAGCGCCCGGTCTCGAAATGCACCTGTCTACCCAGCAATCAGCTGTTAACTATGAAACGCTGAATTTCTGGCAAGAAGCTGGCCTGACCCGGTGCGTGTTAGGCCGGGAAGTTTCCATGGCTGAAGTCGCAGAGATCCGCCAAAATACTAGCGTCGAAATCGAGGCCTTTATCCATGGGGCCATGTGTATTTCATACTCAGGCCGGTGCACCTTATCTAACCATATGGCCGACCGTGATGCCAACCGGGGCGGTTGTTGCCAGTCTTGCCGTTGGCGTTATGGCCTCTATGATATGCCAGCTTTAGGGGACAAGCACATGGTTGGTAAGGGTGAAGCAGGTAGTGACATCAAAGAACCCTTCGCCATGTCAGCCGTTGACCTGGCCATGATTCATCATATTCCAGATATTATTAATAATGGTATCGACTCCCTTAAAATTGAAGGCCGGATGAAATCTATCCACTACGTTTCAACGGTCGTTAATGTCTACCGCAAGGCCATTGATGCCTACCTGGCAGACCCAGATAACTATGAAGTAGAACAAGAATGGATTGACGAACTCTGGAAGGCAGCCCAGCGCGAACTAGCTACTGGTTTCTTCTACGGTAAGCCAACTGAAAATGAGCAGCTCTTTGGCAAGCGTCGCCGCCTCCCCCGCTATCAGTTTGTTGGCCAGGTTGTCGACTACGACGAGGCCAGCCAAATCGCAACCATTCAACAGCGCAACAATTTTGGTGTCGGCGACCAGATCGAATTTTACGGTCCCGGCATGCGCCACTTCCAACAAGAACTAACCGCTATGCGGGATGAGGACGGTCAAGCCATCGACCGCG